In the genome of Drosophila subpulchrella strain 33 F10 #4 breed RU33 chromosome 2L, RU_Dsub_v1.1 Primary Assembly, whole genome shotgun sequence, one region contains:
- the LOC119548530 gene encoding uncharacterized protein LOC119548530 isoform X2, translating to MKIAVKVQNPPEHCIVDKPQFLARIKNIKSDNFRLIAEVAKRRCLWDTNLAMAYRNQEAAAQWASVAQILQQDVTLCKKRFKGMRDSYRAEVRKIQQKRIQMSHWTYFRSLEFMRHLFDPERLVPFPPEPFEIDAELLETCDSPRLVDFSIDVDDDSVDFEIMEDIFRRESSVPQDSGSDGGSLIKPLVSRSPVARDLSPKLLSPICRRRKTSPEFDGPIPNGHTKQATPNSATEADLKNDSDYSFMVSMVPHVKLLSAISNLKFRMEMARVLVELRKEDQQLLEGAGREEGESAGGLPKLTPAPDSSFASPPEEPQYYPSNSNYHTGSPQSPSSYDFVDSSMIECDVKIENEALL from the exons ATGAAAATCGCTGTGAAAGTGCAAAATCCGCCAGAGCATTGTATTGTTGACAAACCACAATTTCTGGCCCGCATCAAAAACATAAAATCGGATAACTTCCGGCTCATAGCAGAGGTGGCCAAGCGACGGTGCCTGTGGGACACCAACTTGGCCATGGCCTACCGCAACCAGGAGGCGGCGGCCCAGTGGGCCAGTGTGGCGCAAATTTTGCAGCAGGATG TCACTCTGTGCAAGAAGCGTTTCAAGGGAATGCGGGATAGCTACCGGGCGGAGGTGCGCAAGATCCAGCAAAAGCGCATCCAAATGTCCCATTGGACGTACTTTCGATCGCTGGAGTTTATGCGTCACCTCTTCGATCCGGAGCGTCTGGTGCCCTTTCCCCCGGAGCCATTCGAAATAGACGCCGAACTGCTGGAAACCTGCGACTCGCCCCGGCTGGTGGACTTCTCCATCGATGTGGATGATGACTCGGTTGACTTTGAGATTATGGAGGACATTTTCAGGCGGGAATCGTCGGTGCCCCAGGACTCGGGCTCAGATGGCGGTTCGCTGATCAAGCCGTTGGTTTCCAGATCCCCAGTTGCCCGGGATCTCTCGCCCAAATTGCTTTCGCCCAT ATGTCGCCGCCGGAAGACCTCCCCTGAGTTCGATGGCCCCATTCCGAATGGCCACACCAAGCAGGCCACACCAAATTCTGCCACTGAAGCCGATCTCAAGAACGATTCGGACTACAGCTTCATGGTGAGCATGGTGCCGCACGTCAAGTTGCTGTCAGCCATCAGCAATCTTAAGTTTCGAATGGAGATGGCACGGGTTTTAGTGGAGCTCAGGAAGGAGGATCAGCAGTTGCTTGAAGGAGCGGGACGCGAAGAAGGCGAGAGTGCGGGTGGCTTGCCAAAACTAACGCCCGCTCCGGACTCGAGTTTCGCCTCTCCCCCGGAGGAACCCCAGTACTATCCCTCCAATTCCAATTACCACACCGGTAGCCCGCAATCCCCATCCTCGTACGACTTTGTGGACAGCTCCATGATTGAGTGCGATGTCAAGATTGAGAACGAAGCCTTGCTTTGA
- the LOC119548451 gene encoding alpha-tocopherol transfer protein isoform X2 codes for MPTIEHKLNITEEEVPEHIRRLAQEQGECPSNKEQIIEQFRSYILERNECQPHRNDAKYLQKFLRARYWKIENSYRLLCSYYKFRENNKSFYEKVRPLDLRHIGQSDILTVTPYRDQHGHRILIYRFGLWRPNRVTVDDIFRATIVLQELGSLEPISQIVGGVGIFDLKDLGLEHILHLSPSVAQKMIALLVTSMPIRTSALHIVNQNWVFNAAFKIFKPFLNAAMREKLYIHGSDMTSLHKHINPEHLPKRYGGLHEDYSYTLWLDMLKEQCSTNGVQKDMEQLGFIFD; via the exons ATGCCCACCATCGAGCACAAATTAAATATCACGGAGGAGGAGGTTCCAGAGCACATCCGTCGACTTGCTCAGGAACAGGGCGAGTGTCCCAGTAACAAGGAACAGATCATCGAACAATTCCGCAGCTACATACTAG AACGCAACGAGTGCCAGCCACACCGCAACGATGCTAAATATCTGCAAAAGTTTTTAAGAGCGCGTTACTGGAAAATCGAAAACAGCTATAGATTG CTGTGCAGTTACTACAAATTTCGAGAGAACAACAAAAGCTTCTACGAAAAAGTTCGACCCCTGGATCTGCGTCATATTGGACAGTCGGATATCTTGACTGTAACGCCCTACCGGGATCAACATGGACACCGCATACTAATCTATAGATTTGGCCTTTGGCGACCCAATCGTGTGACCGTCGACGATATTTTCCGGGCCACCATTGTTCTACAGGAACTGGGTAGCTTGGAACCAATCTCACAGATCGTTGGAGGAGTGGGAATCTTTGACCTGAAGGATCTGGGCCTGGAACACATACTCCATCTAAGTCCTAGTGTTGCTCAAAAGATGATTGCCCTGCTAGTG ACCTCAATGCCTATAAGGACATCCGCCCTCCACATTGTGAACCAGAACTGGGTCTTCAATGCGGCATTTAAGATATTCAAGCCTTTTCTTAATGCCGCCATGCGAGAAAAGCTCTACATCCATGGCAGTGATATGACTTCTCTGCACAAGCACATAAATCCTGAACATCTTCCCAAGCG TTATGGTGGCCTGCACGAAGATTACTCTTATACGCTCTGGTTGGACATGCTGAAGGAACAGTGCTCAACTAATGGAGTCCAAAAGGATATGGAACAATTGGGATTCATCTTTGACTAG
- the LOC119548530 gene encoding uncharacterized protein LOC119548530 isoform X1, with product MKIAVKVQNPPEHCIVDKPQFLARIKNIKSDNFRLIAEVAKRRCLWDTNLAMAYRNQEAAAQWASVAQILQQDVTLCKKRFKGMRDSYRAEVRKIQQKRIQMSHWTYFRSLEFMRHLFDPERLVPFPPEPFEIDAELLETCDSPRLVDFSIDVDDDSVDFEIMEDIFRRESSVPQDSGSDGGSLIKPLVSRSPVARDLSPKLLSPMYLPHNNNNNNSNNKFLPRPPPPSKRCRRRKTSPEFDGPIPNGHTKQATPNSATEADLKNDSDYSFMVSMVPHVKLLSAISNLKFRMEMARVLVELRKEDQQLLEGAGREEGESAGGLPKLTPAPDSSFASPPEEPQYYPSNSNYHTGSPQSPSSYDFVDSSMIECDVKIENEALL from the exons ATGAAAATCGCTGTGAAAGTGCAAAATCCGCCAGAGCATTGTATTGTTGACAAACCACAATTTCTGGCCCGCATCAAAAACATAAAATCGGATAACTTCCGGCTCATAGCAGAGGTGGCCAAGCGACGGTGCCTGTGGGACACCAACTTGGCCATGGCCTACCGCAACCAGGAGGCGGCGGCCCAGTGGGCCAGTGTGGCGCAAATTTTGCAGCAGGATG TCACTCTGTGCAAGAAGCGTTTCAAGGGAATGCGGGATAGCTACCGGGCGGAGGTGCGCAAGATCCAGCAAAAGCGCATCCAAATGTCCCATTGGACGTACTTTCGATCGCTGGAGTTTATGCGTCACCTCTTCGATCCGGAGCGTCTGGTGCCCTTTCCCCCGGAGCCATTCGAAATAGACGCCGAACTGCTGGAAACCTGCGACTCGCCCCGGCTGGTGGACTTCTCCATCGATGTGGATGATGACTCGGTTGACTTTGAGATTATGGAGGACATTTTCAGGCGGGAATCGTCGGTGCCCCAGGACTCGGGCTCAGATGGCGGTTCGCTGATCAAGCCGTTGGTTTCCAGATCCCCAGTTGCCCGGGATCTCTCGCCCAAATTGCTTTCGCCCATGTATTTGCCacacaataataataataataattctaATAACAAAttcctgccacgcccaccgccgCCCTCGAAAAGATGTCGCCGCCGGAAGACCTCCCCTGAGTTCGATGGCCCCATTCCGAATGGCCACACCAAGCAGGCCACACCAAATTCTGCCACTGAAGCCGATCTCAAGAACGATTCGGACTACAGCTTCATGGTGAGCATGGTGCCGCACGTCAAGTTGCTGTCAGCCATCAGCAATCTTAAGTTTCGAATGGAGATGGCACGGGTTTTAGTGGAGCTCAGGAAGGAGGATCAGCAGTTGCTTGAAGGAGCGGGACGCGAAGAAGGCGAGAGTGCGGGTGGCTTGCCAAAACTAACGCCCGCTCCGGACTCGAGTTTCGCCTCTCCCCCGGAGGAACCCCAGTACTATCCCTCCAATTCCAATTACCACACCGGTAGCCCGCAATCCCCATCCTCGTACGACTTTGTGGACAGCTCCATGATTGAGTGCGATGTCAAGATTGAGAACGAAGCCTTGCTTTGA
- the LOC119547466 gene encoding tubulin-specific chaperone D yields MSNPVEECKDEDLPANTLEHFTELQQVLEMIENIKSIAARTFEREFEQYAQVLSRYQEQPHLLDPHLEELLGKLLQKIRRPDLDEGERHGAFKYLYIISKVRTYKVLVKFMPHELSDLEFVLDLLSQQDPKEFEQWETRYILLLWMSILVLNPFHMSRLDAYETAPNDTTNCSRINHVQSKNTKMERIYELIQLYVSCNDTCSSMAAYLAAKYFIRSDIKDLYLARFLDWIMEQHQADTVNVKFGQLAAVAAILKHGKREDLQHYADKLLQWITSCQYKEGNDFLKYKYYVKIVQRIGLVHLKPRIASWRYKRGTRSLATNLSQAVGAGGESVALEVSPEEGEEIIVPDAIEEVIEELLQALRSGGNDIRWSAAKGLGRVTNRLPKELADEVIGSVIDILSPLEPHEAWHGACLALAELAKRGLLLPHRLEELVPLLMQALFYDEMKGYMSVGQHIRDSACYMCWAFARAYNPDDVKPFVQKISSGLLTVAVFDREVNCRRAASAAFQESVGRLGNFPFGIEISTTTDFYSVGIRQNSYLNISDYIAQFEVYREPLISHLVQHKVNHWDSPIRELTAKALHKLSLKEPEYMAAVVLPQLLAKTDTIDINCRHGCVLAMGEITLALRNLGKKSDPPVTYLSNQRIVELNELIKTFLDKNCYRGMSGELMKSCTTNFIKNCSLAKLEATTECLASWQKVIDSCLITKSTSIRDSAVEAFGELCTTYYCLDTRHEENEAIIKAYLLGADNDLEEHIRMGYIAALGVLPSFMIRPHLPAIMDSLVKHSLTPLQAVMVGEMGDRENIQTYRWSEARTESVRALTKVVKTVGYGGGSYSFAEPTNFIKVFKCLLKALDEYTLDNRGDIGAWVREAAMLSLYEIVTQCPPDLLTSGLVQQVVVGFMQQAVEKIDRTRGLGGRLCCQLIHHQPRIPHIREHSKLLEIFPADADSVLWLFADHTFPLFCQLLALPDYSKRVLLGLSASIGQLTESLIKYASNALFQFLRSNPETVPRLCAEMVQLFEEHLWNERVTYPMLSFLDILIGSGTVELVLHDEANPFAEDIYKLLNLEVKGYKKLYKTASSIGAFCQLLQVPRLSRRILSKLSVFLGLQHVHVRKTAATKLYEALALHGDVTEVPEENMDEILTLLSETDWTMPLVEVRPLRNQLCQLLDIKAPVSGAAAAAALQQANADK; encoded by the exons ATGTCCAATCCGGTGGAGGAGTGCAAGGATGAGGACCTGCCGGCAAATACGCTGGAGCACTTCACCGAACTGCAGCAGGTGCTGGAGATGATCGAAAACATCAAATCGATAGCAGCTCGCACCTTTGAAAGAGAGTTCGAGCAGTACGCCCAGGTTTTGTCCAGATACCAGGAGCAGCCGCATCTGCTGGATCCCCATTTGGAGGAGTTGCTGGGCAAACTGCTGCAGAAGATTCGCAGGCCAGATTTGGACGAAGGAGAACGTCATGGCGCCTTTAAGTATCTCTATATCATCTCCAAAGTACGCACATATAAGGTCCTGGTCAAGTTTATGCCCCATGAACTGAGCGATCTGGAGTTTGTCCTGGATCTGCTGAGCCAGCAGGATCCCAAGGAGTTCGAGCAGTGGGAAACGCGCTATATACTGCTTCTGTGGATGTCCATTCTGGTCCTTAATCCCTTTCACATGTCCAGATTGGATGCCTATGAAACTGCTCCTAATGACACCACCAATTGCAGTCGCATCAACCATGTCCAGTCCAAAAACACCAAGATGGAACGCATCTATGAGCTAATCCAGCTTTATGTGTCCTGCAACGACACTTGCAGCAGCATGGCTGCCTACTTGGCCGCTAAGTATTTCATTCGCAGCGACATCAAGGATCTGTATCTGGCGCGATTCCTGGACTGGATCATGGAGCAGCATCAGGCGGATACGGTGAATGTCAAGTTCGGCCAACTGGCTGCAGTGGCTGCTATTTTAAAACACGGCAAGCGCGAGGATCTTCAGCACTATGCGGACAAGCTCCTTCAGTGGATCACCTCCTGCCAGTACAAGGAAGGCAACGACTTTCTCAAGTACAAGTACTATGTGAAAATCGTTCAGAGAATCGGACTGGTTCATTTGAAGCCTCGCATTGCCAGCTGGCGGTACAAAAGGG GCACTCGTTCACTGGCCACCAATCTCAGCCAGGCAGTTGGAGCCGGAGGCGAATCAGTTGCTTTGGAGGTATCGCCAGAAGAAGGTGAGGAGATCATTGTGCCCGATGCTATCGAAGAGGTGATTGAGGAGCTGCTCCAAGCCCTCCGAAGCGGAGGAAATGATATACGCTGGAGTGCAGCCAAAGGATTGGGCAGAGTCACCAATCGCCTTCCAAAGGAGCTGGCGGATGAGGTCATTGGCTCAGTGATTGATATACTTAGCCCACTAGAGCCTCACGAGGCATGGCACGGTGCATGTTTGGCTTTGGCAGAACTGGCTAAAAGGGGACTGCTGCTGCCACATCGATTGGAGGAGCTGGTTCCTCTGCTTATGCAAGCTCTATTCTACGATGAAATGAAGGGCTACATGTCGGTGGGTCAACACATCCGCGACTCCGCCTGCTACATGTGCTGGGCATTTGCCAGGGCCTACAATCCTGATGACGTGAAACCCTTTGTGCAAAAAATCTCATCTGGATTGTTGACCGTAGCCGTGTTTGATCGTGAGGTCAACTGCAGGCGGGCTGCCTCCGCCGCTTTCCAGGAAAGTGTTGGCCGCTTGGGAAACTTCCCCTTCGGCATCGAGATCTCCACCACCACTGACTTTTACTCTGTAGGCATTCGGCAGAACTCCTACCTTAACATCAGCGATTATATTGCCCAGTTTGAGGTATACAGGGAACCTTTGATTAGTCATCTAGTGCAGCACAAGGTTAACCATTGGGACTCTCCTATAAGGGAGCTGACAGCCAAAGCCCTGCATAAGCTTTCCCTAAAAGAGCCCGAATACATGGCCGCTGTGGTGTTGCCACAATTGCTGGCCAAAACCGATACCATCGATATTAATTGCCGACATGGTTGCGTCTTGGCCATGGGAGAGATTACTCTGGCCCTTCGGAACTTAGGGAAAAAGAGCGATCCACCCGTGACATATCTTTCCAATCAAAGAATTGTGGAGCTCAATGAGCTTATAAAGACGTTCCTGGACAAAAATTGCTATCGCGGAATGAGCGGCGAACTGATGAAGTCCTGCACGACCAACTTCATTAAGAACTGCAGTCTGGCCAAGCTAGAGGCGACGACCGAGTGCTTGG CTTCCTGGCAAAAGGTCATAGATTCCTGTCTGATCACTAAGTCTACCTCCATTCGAGACTCTGCCGTGGAGGCCTTTGGTGAGCTCTGTACCACATATTACTGCCTGGATACCAGACACGAGGAGAACGAAGCCATTATTAAAGCCTATTTGTTGGGAGCCGATAACgatttggaggagcacataaGAATGGGATACATTGCTGCCTTGGGAGTGCTCCCATCCTTTATGATCCGTCCCCACCTGCCGGCTATAATGGACAGTCTGGTGAAGCATTCGTTGACTCCTTTGCAAGCGGTTATGGTGGGTGAAATGGGTGATCGCGAAAATATCCAGACATACAGATGGAGCGAGGCACGCACAGAAAGCGTGAGAGCCCTGACTAAAGTGGTAAAAACCGTGGGATATGGAGGAGGTTCCT ACTCATTTGCTGAGCCTACAAACTTTATCAAGGTTTTCAAATGTCTGCTAAAAGCTTTGGACGAGTACACCCTGGACAATCGCGGGGACATTGGAGCTTGGGTGCGGGAGGCGGCTATGTTATCGCTCTACGAAATCGTGACTCAGTGTCCGCCTGATCTCCTCACTTCAGGGCTCGTCCAGCAAGTTGTGGTGGGCTTTATGCAGCAGGCTGTGGAAAAGATAGATCGTACTCGAGGATTAGGCGGGCGTCTCTGCTGCCAACTGATCCATCATCAGCCCAGGATTCCACATATACGAGAGCATTCTAAACTTTTGGAAATATTCCCCGCGGATGCGGATTCCGTGCTTTGGTTATTTGCCGATCACACATTCCCATTGTTCTGTCAGCTGCTCGCTTTGCCAGATTACTCTAAAAGAGTGCTATTGGGCCTAAGTGCCAGCATAGGTCAACTAACTGAATCTCTG atcaagtatgcttcgAACGCCCTTTTCCAATTCTTGCGTTCCAATCCCGAGACTGTGCCTCGTCTCTGCGCCGAGATGGTTCAGCTCTTCGAGGAGCACCTGTGGAACGAGCGCGTAACCTATCCCATGCTCAGTTTTCTGGATATACTCATTGGATCGGGAACTGTGGAATTGGTGCTTCATGATGAAGCGAATCCTTTTGCTGAGGATATCTATAAGCTGCTGAACCTGGAGGTTAAGGGGTACAAGAAGCTGTATAAGACAGCCTCCAGCATTGGTGCCTTCTGCCAGTTGCTCCAGGTTCCGCGTTTGTCCAGGCGCATCCTTTCCAAGCTCTCAGTATTCCTTGGACTGCAACATGTCCATGTTCGCAAAACCGCTGCTACAAAATTATACGAAGCGCTGGCTCTTCACGGCGATGTCACTGAAGTGCCCGAGGAAAATATGGATGAAATCCTAACATTGCTCTCGGAAACCGACTGGACCATGCCGCTCGTGGAGGTGCGTCCTTTGAGGAACCAATTATGCCAGCTGCTGGACATTAAGGCTCCAGTTAGCGGAGCAGCTGCAGCCGCCGCTTTGCAACAAGCAAATGCTGATAAATAA
- the LOC119548451 gene encoding alpha-tocopherol transfer protein isoform X1, with translation MTTSSGSSTMPTIEHKLNITEEEVPEHIRRLAQEQGECPSNKEQIIEQFRSYILERNECQPHRNDAKYLQKFLRARYWKIENSYRLLCSYYKFRENNKSFYEKVRPLDLRHIGQSDILTVTPYRDQHGHRILIYRFGLWRPNRVTVDDIFRATIVLQELGSLEPISQIVGGVGIFDLKDLGLEHILHLSPSVAQKMIALLVTSMPIRTSALHIVNQNWVFNAAFKIFKPFLNAAMREKLYIHGSDMTSLHKHINPEHLPKRYGGLHEDYSYTLWLDMLKEQCSTNGVQKDMEQLGFIFD, from the exons ATG ACGACCAGCAGTGGATCCAGCACGATGCCCACCATCGAGCACAAATTAAATATCACGGAGGAGGAGGTTCCAGAGCACATCCGTCGACTTGCTCAGGAACAGGGCGAGTGTCCCAGTAACAAGGAACAGATCATCGAACAATTCCGCAGCTACATACTAG AACGCAACGAGTGCCAGCCACACCGCAACGATGCTAAATATCTGCAAAAGTTTTTAAGAGCGCGTTACTGGAAAATCGAAAACAGCTATAGATTG CTGTGCAGTTACTACAAATTTCGAGAGAACAACAAAAGCTTCTACGAAAAAGTTCGACCCCTGGATCTGCGTCATATTGGACAGTCGGATATCTTGACTGTAACGCCCTACCGGGATCAACATGGACACCGCATACTAATCTATAGATTTGGCCTTTGGCGACCCAATCGTGTGACCGTCGACGATATTTTCCGGGCCACCATTGTTCTACAGGAACTGGGTAGCTTGGAACCAATCTCACAGATCGTTGGAGGAGTGGGAATCTTTGACCTGAAGGATCTGGGCCTGGAACACATACTCCATCTAAGTCCTAGTGTTGCTCAAAAGATGATTGCCCTGCTAGTG ACCTCAATGCCTATAAGGACATCCGCCCTCCACATTGTGAACCAGAACTGGGTCTTCAATGCGGCATTTAAGATATTCAAGCCTTTTCTTAATGCCGCCATGCGAGAAAAGCTCTACATCCATGGCAGTGATATGACTTCTCTGCACAAGCACATAAATCCTGAACATCTTCCCAAGCG TTATGGTGGCCTGCACGAAGATTACTCTTATACGCTCTGGTTGGACATGCTGAAGGAACAGTGCTCAACTAATGGAGTCCAAAAGGATATGGAACAATTGGGATTCATCTTTGACTAG